TGCAGTGCTTAGGTGGATGGTGTATGTGTAAAGAACATTCACATGATTTCCAGAACCCCaggtttccccgcagaacattgcatgGTAAAgatatgattcattttatttacttcaccTGGGTTTAACGTTGTGGCTGTTTGGTGTAAATTAACGGGAAAATtaaaacacaccaacagcaTACTCAATTCAGCGATCCTCACATAATAGTGTAATGGCTAAATAATGTACCTTCTCTAACATGCAATCATGAGTTCTCAGCagcagaaggaaacatgcaCAGCAACTCTGTCCAAGTGTGccttgtttattgttttggagCAGcaattatcatcattattttcattattaatatttcagaTTATGATGCTAGTTCAGTTTAAAAGGATTCTTCACAACAGTCTGTCTGGGGATATCCAGGTTGGGGTGGCTTTTAAATCTACTTGTGCTACTGTTTAGACAAGGAAAAGCTGGTTCACTTCACTTAAAAGTACGAAACACGCAGTAAGATTTATCGGCACTCATTATCAGATAAACAATCTGAGACGACAACATCCACCTTACACTTGACATGCTGGCCAGGAGCACATGTATGCATAAGTGAACTTGATTTATAGTGGCAAAGTGCCGGCTGAAATAATGACACGACAGCGCTGCTCTCAGGTGCACTGACAACAGCATCCATCAAACTCAAAACAAACTCACGTCCACAACCAAGCAGCCTATTGAATTTCTGGCAGTCTGGCGACATAGGAAGCTACGGGAGGACGAAGACGGAAATAATGTCCTGCATTACAAAAACGAAACTGAATTTTCAGTAGGATGCACACACCTCGACTGCTTCCACTTTCTGCCCCGCGATTTATTTCCATTTagcagctgacagaaaaaaaaacgtcCAGATGTCCCTCCTGGTTAAGAGCGATCAGGAAATAATGATAaagctttagaaaaaaaatgataaaaccTGCTAATTTCTGATAAATAAAGCATCCATCAGCGATCACCAACCCACAAAACGCGAGCGCGGTTTTGCAGGACGCATTTATAGgctcttgtttttaatttcgCTTCAGGAGGAGACACAGAACAAAGGTTTCTGGTCTCATCCGCCTCAGTCCAGATCACGGCAAGCCCTCTTTCCTGGTTGGCTGACGAAGACCGGATCAACCAGGCAACTCATATTTCGcaccactagatggcgccaGCGGCTTCGCATTTCGCCAGCCTCTTTTCTGTGGTGAAGGACGTGTTCAAATATTTCACTTCAGTAAAATTAGCAGTACTACAGTTTAAAAATCCTCAATTACAAGCAAAAcaccaaataataaaatattaaaattaaaaccagaATGATTCCTTTTAAACTCAAACATATTATGGCATTCATGTTAAATATGTTGTAGGTtattaattatttgtattttaaaataaaataatattctATCACAAGATTATTCTTACTGATCGATGTAATTAAACTGATTCATATTGCTATATACTGAAAAGTTTAAGCATCGTGCTTTTTAGGTTGAtcatacacatatacatgtaGAAAATCTGAAGAGAAGTAAGAAACTACAGCTGTCAGAAAAACATAGTTGAGTAAAACGTAGATTAAAAGCAAAACGTAAAGTATAGGTACCTCAAATAACACTTTGAACCCTAACACATACTTCTGTCTTTCACAGCAAAGTGACAGATCATAGATGAACTTGGATGccttttttattcattagtttTTACCTTGCATGAGtatttaaataaagcaaatcaAACGATATGTCGTTCAAACTACATGTAAAATATATGACAAGGAATACTGATGAGGTCCTCCAGCTACTTACTAACATACTTCTGTGAGCAAAACGTAACTGAACAGTAACAGCAATTTAACATACAGACgcataaacaggaaaacatgaaattatCAAATGTAAAAGCGTTGGTTATGCACAATGGCCCCTTTGAAAATCTTAAATTATGAACAAAGAAAATTCTACCAGTATTGAccatgaaagaaagagagatcatttgttttcaatgtAGGATGTCATTTCCGTGAAGCTATTTAACTCAGCAGTTAACTCGCTAACTTGGCAATACACTGTTGTTCGTTTTAACTTGTCACCCATTTCTCTCTATGtctgtatgtgtacatatacgAACAAATAACTGTTATAAAAAGTTATGTTATGCgtgacaaaaaataattaacagcTTGTCAGGCAATCCCTTACCCCCTACGCTCTTCATGACAGGAAAACGAGATCATGTAACGAGCTCACCGATTTGGCCtcttattttgattatttttaactAAAACCGGAAGTGCTAGCTAACTATTCTTTTCTTTGCCTAGAAACGGGTGTTAGGTTTCACCGTCCTCACATCATTTGGGAGGGATGTTCAGTTAGTCTTATAAAAAAACGCACCAGCTGACTGACAACCCGACAACCTGTTCAACTCGGCTACGAGTTAAGCATCTTGGCTACAACGGTTAGCaaagctaagctagctaacaCGCTCCTGAGATGGCAAAAAGTGCAGGTCTATACCGGATATGCTTGGAACTACGTATTTGAGAGAAATTATATTACACATTTAACAACGTTGAACGGTTCTCAGTAGTTCTGCTTGACCGCAAAAGAGCAAACTTCAGTTTAGTCCAAGTTTACTGCTAGTTCAGCTCAAAGACTAATTGGGTTTGTTGTGCCAGAGCGGCTCTTCTCAAACAAACAGCGCCCCTCGTTGGTCAGAATATATAGAACCTGCACCCACCATGTTCAGCTCATTAGCGCCATCTTTTGCTTCGGAGTGTAATTGTTTTGACACCCAGCAGAGATTAatagattaattaaaaaaataaaggtcaGATTAGGTAACAGTGAAGGAGGATGTGGTTCAGCATGTTGGACAATATAATTTAACTTTCAGATACTGCCACATGGTGAATATACGTTATTGTTGTACACTCTCTACAGTGTACTTAAAGTTTTGAGACTGTACAAGTTAATAACTTGTACACTCGTGTAAATTGTTTTGACAATTAGATCCTCATCTCCCTCTATCATCACTGCACCTCTTGGTTCCTCCACTGAGGTTGATGCCAGCATGTATGTGGCAGGTGACCCAGGAGCAAAATGTAGACCATGCCAACCTTTGTTTTCCAGGTTTTTTCCAGGTTTGACGTTTCTTCCCTTGACAATAAGTTTGAGCAGTTTGTCTCTGACCCTGAAGATCTGAAGAGGATCTTGCAATATCAACAGAAGAGGGAAAAGTTGACTAAATGTAAGAGTCTGTAAACATTTggtattttatttctctcagaGTCAAGGTGCACACTTTTTAgtaaattaaaactaaattaattttacttttcagtATATAAGTTTTATGAATGATACCAGGTAGAGAATTTCAGTATTTCCAGTATCCTTTGATTCTATCGCTGGTTGTGCAGTCTGACAACCAGCACCACTCAACTGCCCTTTAGAGAGAATTTATCTTCAAACATGAGTgttatctttgtttttcaggtgaATTCACCTTGATGTCAGACTTTATTCTCGCCACGCTCGCATCTAAACAGACCTTGGTGGCATCTGAAGATGATATTGATCAAAAAATGAATGGGGGAGCTGTGGAAGGCATAGAAAAGTCGGAAGAGAAGACAGTGAAGCAAGAAGACAGCTGCAGCGTAGAAGACATTtgtgaggatgatgaggagaCAGGCGACAGTTCCACTGAAACTAATCCAAACTCTCGTCCACACGAGTACGCGCTGTCAGCTGTCGGCTGTCAGCTGTCGGCTGTCAGCTGTCGGCTCAGTACCTCTCAATGTTATGAAGAAGCTGGTGCTGCAGGTGACAATAGTGAGCATCgagtttgtgtatttttatgtgcattttattATGTATGTGATTTTTGTGGACAATGTAGGAAAATACTGTGTATTCAGTACAGGTGTCTGCTTTGATTATACTGTTGCATCCGCTTGGCAGTGTAGTCATACTGGAACAAACTCTTCGCTCGGCGTGGAGAATCTGTTGAGCGAATTCATCACTAATTCACTAACTTTCTTCTGTTAACATAAACAGCTGGAAAAGCTGCCTACCAGCCACGCAGATGCTCGCAGAGCTCAGTGGAAGGAGCGAAGGAACATCTGGATCTGAGTAAAAGCAAGGAGCCATCAAAAGAGAGCATCCTTTCTCTTCCAGTCAGCGAAACCCTGAAAAGAGCCAATGAAAACACCAGCCTGCGGTGCAGCAAGACTTTTGCATCTCGTTCCTCCTTGAAGAAACAACACTTTGTTCACTCCTCCATTCGGCCATTCAAGTGCACTCAGTTGGACAAGTCATGTGAAAGTCAAAAAGACCTGAATCAACATTTCCTTATTCACTCTAAACCTAAAGTCCCATCTTTTGCATGCAGACTTTGTGAGAAGAGATTTAATTTTCAGGCTTTGCTTACAGTCCATCATGGCGGAGAGAGGCCTGGCTGTACTGCGACGAGAGGTTCCTGACAAATGCAGTCTTGAAGTCCCATGTGCGTATGCTTTGTGCACTGTGCACCTGAGGAAGCATGAGAAAGAGAAACCGTACCTGTGCAGCACATGTGGCATGTCCTTTTGTAGCTCCGGGGCCTTGCTGGTTCATTCACGCACTCACACAGGGGAGCGGCCTTATCAGAGTGATTCCTGTGAAAAAGGTTTCGCCATAGCTGTGCAATGGACTGTACATCGGAGGTTCGAAGGCCGTATTCTCGCTCACAGTGTGACAAATCGTTCCACTGTAGCTTGGGACTGAAGAAAcacatgaggacacacacaggagagaaacctcACCAGTGTTTAACATGTCACAAGACGTTTTCTCAAAAATCCAACAAGGAAATTCATCTCAAagtccacaaaaaaaaactagcataaaaaaaaaactagcatACCTTGTTAGCATGTGAACTGGATCTTAAGAGATCTGGGTATCCCCCTCCCTGCAGTATTATTGAATAATATATATCCATATCCCTAAATCATTACATCAATaaagtgtgtgtataaatgtaaatatattgaCTTAGAGAACTCAAGCATTACAAACTGCAGGGTATGTAAATGCACCACATGTTTTATGAGGCCAGAAGGAGAGTTATGTTACTGTATCTCAATCTGAATCTTGAAATGCGTATTGAGATTCGTGAATGTGCACAGGAATCTGCAAATTTGTATTCAGATAGTGATGATCATTAGCACCTGTTTGGTATAATTGGTTGATCATACACCTGACTATAATCATGCATCATCATGCATCATCCCTGACTTTGTGCAAATGGGCCTGTAAGAACTGATGCTGGTTGGAAGGCAAAGGGTAAtaacaccaaatattgattcaattttgatttttcttttgtttgcttactttgcAAGttgtaaattgataaaaaataaacaattatttttttatatttttgacagcattatTACTTTACAGCATTTTTGCACAGTACTGCATGTATGTGATATGTAAGTATACATTTGGTGTGAATGTTGCTGACAGCGTTCAGGCTCACCGCAGTAACGACTGGAGGATTCTGTGGTTGCTACGTGATGTATCCACGCGCATCATTCTGACATGACAATCATTTGAACACAAACGAATTGAGTTTCAGCCGAGAAAACACGCAGTGCTTTTCAAAGGTTTCATTCGacgatttctggaaagagacgaCCTCCATCCGCACCTTTTTTAATTCCCACAGCAGTTGACGACCCAGTAAAAAGGACCAAAGCTGCTTCAGCATGGAAGACGTAAGATTTATTAGTTTAAAGTCCAGTTTGCTAAGTATTTTACCGCTTTGATGTTCTGAACCATCAAAAGTCTGATGCATTATTCCGCTTTATACTTtgttcactgaaatattttgagGTTTAATTAACCAGGCCTGATAGACTGACAACATTTAACTTTGTTACACCAGGGCCAAACAATTTAGTCTTCAACTAATAAGCTAGTGGAGAATGGAACCTGCCTGGCCTGctatttcaaagaaaaataattccaTGAATTTTTAGACCATCTACACACAGGTTATAGATATTTACAGACAACTACAAACACTATTTTGTTTGACATTAAGGGTTTTTAGACAAAATATAATCTTGAAATAAACTGTATAATTTTGATGTCCAATCTCAGATCTACTTTTCAATGAGATAACTAAAGCTGCTACTGTGTAACATGTTCCTGAAACATACAACATGTGAACTACCTGCTGAGAGTAAAATTAATGATGTGTAGGAATATTAGGTGTGTGAAACAGCTAGGGTGACAGTGAGATGTGTTGTCCTGCTCGGAAGGGAATTTACAATCGGgtcaaatattttctgactgacagcagaatgATGTCAGAGTGCAGTCAGTGATGTGAAGCTGCACATCACTGTGCGCATTGTGCATTGAGTACACTGAGTCTATCAGTGCTGACTGTCAGTGAGCACAATGTCCATGTGTCCTTTCACATCACACCTGCAACAGAGTTAGAGCAGCTTCAGCCAAAGACACTTTGGATACTTTTGTCCTTGTTTACTTTGAACAGAGTATTTCTGTATTGTAGTGATGATCATTACTTTTTAGTCAAACAGTTGATGGTGCGTTCATGTGTCCTGCATCAGAAATGTaaaggtttgtttgtgtcttcGGCCCAATCAGCACTCCACTTGGACAGCTGTCCTCGTGCCCAACCCCAACCGACCTGGCAGCCCGAGGCTGATCCTGAGGAGGATCCTGGCACCAGCCCCCTCAAGCAGCTCCACGCCCAGGTCTACTCCTCCCACATCTTGTGGCTACTGTTCTCCTTCtagctcctcctgctcctcctgctcctcctgctcctcctgctcttcctgctcctcctgctcctcctgctcctcctgctcttcctgctcctcctgctcttcctgctcttcctgctcctcctgctcttcctgctcctcctgctcctcaccTCAGCACTCCACTTGGACAGCTGTCCTCGTGCCCAACCCCAACCGACCTGGCAGCCCGAGGCTGATCCTGAGGAGGATCCCGGCACCAGCcccctccagcagctcctttcCGAGCTCCACACCCAGGTCTACTCCTACTACACCTGGTGGTTGCCCTTTTCGCTCTTCCTCTTGCTTCTCCTCTAATAACTCTCCAAGATTGTCTCCTAGCCCCTCTCCAGCCTCTCCTCCCAGCAGGCCACTGGCTGATCAGAACAAGGTCACCCTTACGAAGCTGCCACTGGTGAGTTCCCCTGACAGACCTGAGGTACCCGGTAAGGTGAGTACATGTCGCAGCCGTCTGAGTTCTCAGAACCCCACCAAGCCTCGTCTGATGACAGCTGGCCCCCAGCCAAAGTGGGTAAGAAATATGCAGGCTATTATTAAGGAGAGAAACAGGCAGCGTGGCGTCAGGGGAGGTAAGAGAGCTGCTGGACCCCCAAAAGGTGAACCTGCAGCCAAGCGCTCATTTCACTCGTAGATAGTTTCAGtttctgcagcagaaaacatattttgcacTGGATTCTGCTTGGTCGTATTTTTCTTTGATTCCAGgacaaaaattaaacagaagACCCCAGAGGACCCCAAAAGCAGACGAGACGAGGGACATATGAAGCGGTCGATGCTGAAcagatgagagaagagatgaaaaacagatCCAGGATCACAACATGAGATGAGCGACAGCCCGAAGTAAAATGGCTATTTTGTCTGCCTCTAACTGAATACACAGTACTACTATTGTCTGAgaaattttaatgatttatctCAAGATTAACTAACACTGGTAATCAGTATTGATCTAAATGTACAGTGTTGTCACGACAGTAGTATTCGGTCTGTAGCTGTCTGAGAAAGTGCATTGAATCTCAAAATTTAACTGAAGTTTTATCTGTCCTCCAGATCTGTCCTCCAAGTTCTAAAAATATCCCAGAGGAATCCAAGCATGAGACGAGAGATGAGGGAAACATCCTAaataagagaaaagagatgagCGACAGCCCCTGGGTgacaaaagaaatgagaagcagaTCCAGGATCAGAACTTGAGATGAACAACAACCTGACTAACAAAGGTTAGACTATCCTCAAGACCTAAAATGGCTCTATagatattttatgtttacaaGGAATTATGCAGTCACATCTTTGTTTGAACAATTCAGCAATCCAAAATGGCCAAAAGAGACGAGAGGAGACGAGACGAGGACAAGCCCCAGGATTTGAAACCTGGCCTAGAGAGACGAGGGAGCCAAAGTCGCAGAGACACGGAGGAGCAAAGTGAGGCACAGAGGTAATCTAATTGTAGGACTTGCATTATTTTGTCTGCCAAGTTCACTGATTCGAAGAGTAACTAAAAGAAGTAAAATGACCTGAGAAACATTGCATACTACAATATACACAAACATTGCATACTACAATATACACAATAGTACAGCTGTCTGaatctgtctgtttatctgtgtgtgactTCAAGACCCGAGAAgttgaaaaaaacagaacagagaggagccACAGGATGACGGAAGAGATGAGAATCAGCCCCCAAAAGACCCGAGATGAGGAACAGCACCAGAGTTCACCTCCCCAGCCCGAGCCCTCTCTCTcgtcccctctctctctcgctccctctgtctctcaacccaaccggtcaaggcagatggccgcccatcttgagccggggtctgttccgaggtttctgccttcaaaaaggcagtttttcctcgccactgttgccaagtgcttgctcaagggggaatgttgggttctctatattacaaaGCTTGTGTAATACAGCCAGGAGATAACTTTTTTTGTGAACTGGTGCTGTAAAAATGATCTGAATTGAACCGAAGTGAATTAAGCAGATAACAAAGAGGAGCCCCAACGAGTGAAATGGCTGACAAAGGACAAGAAGGAACAGCCATGAGAAGAGATGAGGACATTGGAGTGCATGGTGAGACAATGCAGTGTGCTTgttaggttttatttttctgctggaaATCATAACAACTGCAAGGTCACATCTAAACTTCACACTCACCTCtgtaatgtttgcttttttcagcAGAGTACCAGCAGCTAGCAGAGGACCTCTGGTGCCTGAACTAAACGCGCTCCATTTAAAGATGCTGGGGACGAGCTGACAAGCAGAACAATCGGCGCAGAGCCAACAGAAGAGGAGTTCAACAATATCTGACATGATTacactgtgcaaaaaaaaacccccaaacaaGTCAAATACAAAGTCAGAATGAGAAGAATTGTGTCTGATTGTTGTTTCaggttttaaattaaattttttaaattcaataagaattcagaaaatagtgaaaaaggCAGCCACAACTACCTTGAGTGCAAAGTGACTCCTTCTGAAAGCTTATTCTGTccaacaaacagtccaaacttcaaaattattaaaaataccATAAAAATAGAACAATTTGCATGACCACCTTTCATAATATAACAACGGTCTAAGAAACAGCCTCAGCAGAGGCATATCCACTGGTCTTTGCTCAAATAAGCACAGTAAATTTGTTCCAAGGATTTCTGATTAAAGACAAACTGTTAATATGTCTTCTTTCAAAGCTAAGGTCTGCACACCCACAATGGGCATTTAAAAATCATAATAGCTATGAGCAGCTCCTGTGTCACCTTCTGTGTCAAGCACTACTGTCCAAATGTAAAATTTCATCTTTCCACCACCAGAGGGAGACACATACCCTGTCATATTTTGACCAAATGTGGACAAACACCCAGATGAAGGGACCTGAAAGAAATTCACTTGCTTAAACTTCCCTAATGGCATCCCTCCCAGGAAACAGAGCTCAATAATTCATAACAGGCGCTCATAAATTTCAATGAGTTTCTAATTAGGAGGAGCCCAGAGTAATTGTCTCTGAGGCGGTTCTAACAGGAGGAGGATCATGCTGACAGATTGACATAGTCCTTGTGGCAGATTGCTGCAAATCACCTAATTATAAGTAAAAGTCAAACTTTGCGCTTTTAATGATGATTATTTCGGCTTTATTGGATAATTTCAGGATCGACAGACTAAGGAAAGGTGAGAGAGGATTATGCATGACAAATCTCCCAGCCCTGAATATGGCATTTTCATCTTTGGAATTCCTTCGTcttttttcttgaatttttaACACTCtgtatttgtaatttatgtTGATAATTCGGGCCTTTTTTGGCATACCTAACATCTATAACCTCTAAAATATTTGGCTTAAAGTTCAAATgttacagtaaaaacatttgcattaaaTACATCAAGTCACACTTTTCATTAATGATTGCTTAAATATTCTTAAATATACTCCATTATAGAGGCAGTCTGTGACATTAATGAGTCTGTGCAGAAAGTTATATAGCCTGTAGCTGGAAAAAGCAAATAGGGCCTTGTATTGCTACCCACTAAAGACACTGAGgtcatgttgtcagtgtttcttCTGGGATTTTTTCTCCTGCAGAATTATTCAGTGTAGTTAATATTCTTCAATTAAAACCTTACACATGGCAGGGATTGGTTATTTGATTGAATATCAAAATTGGATCAATTTCTGGCCACCACCATCTCAGGCAGTATCTCCAACAGAATGTATGTTGGGATATAAAACACTTACAGTCCTATAAACGAATGTATCTGGTAAGAAGTTTGTAACTTGTTAGAACTAGTACTAATTTTAACTGTGAAGTTTGTTGACTTACATGAGCAGTTGTTGGTTTCCAACCTTAAAATAACTTAATATTTCTAAGTCCTACCCCTGACAACAACTTCCTTCACATTTGAGTATGGACTTCACAATAAGAGTTGAATGAGAAGATTGACATTCCTCACATTTGTCTCCTCAGTATGAAGCTGGAGTGAGACAGCTAACAGTGGGGTAAAGGATAGTTTGGCTCTGTCTAAAGATGTGTGCGtataaaacaaaggaaatatGTTTCTagtatttatgctaagctaagatatGCAAACCAGCTTCTAGTCTCAGTTTGATATTTACTGGACAGTTACTATGGGATTTATCTTCCCATCCAACCCTTAGCAAGGAAGCAAATGTAGTGTACAAATAAGATGACGTGTAACAATGTGAAGACATGTTATTTTTCACACAGACATCCCAAGAATATTGATATTAGCCTGCGTGGCACATTTGCCTGCCTGGATTACTGCTGATACTTCAGGGAGACAGACAACATCCAAGTAATCACTTAGTGGAGTTCatttacagcagtaaaataaaggTCACTGACACC
This Scatophagus argus isolate fScaArg1 chromosome 22, fScaArg1.pri, whole genome shotgun sequence DNA region includes the following protein-coding sequences:
- the LOC124053740 gene encoding PR domain zinc finger protein 1-like; translated protein: MPTFVFQVFSRFDVSSLDNKFEQFVSDPEDLKRILQYQQKREKLTKCEFTLMSDFILATLASKQTLVASEDDIDQKMNGGAVEGIEKSEEKTVKQEDSCSVEDICEDDEETGDSSTETNPNSRPHEYALSAVGCQLSAVSCRLSTSQCYEEAGAAGDNTGKAAYQPRRCSQSSVEGAKEHLDLSKSKEPSKESILSLPVSETLKRANENTSLRCSKTFASRSSLKKQHFVHSSIRPFKCTQLDKSCESQKDLNQHFLIHSKPKVPSFACRLCEKRFNFQALLTVHHGGERPGCTATRGS